A single region of the Solwaraspora sp. WMMD406 genome encodes:
- the leuS gene encoding leucine--tRNA ligase, whose protein sequence is MSEAVETTAADTPPFRYTAAMASEIERRWQRRWDQDGTFHAPNPAGPLADPTHPRADAEKLFLLDMFPYPSGAGLHVGHPLGFIGTDCYGRYQRMAGRNVLHAMGFDAFGLPAEQYAVQTGQHPRTTTEANIERYRAQLRMLGLAHDDRRSVATTDVEFYRWTQWIFLQIFNSWYDPAAGKARPVAELIAEYESGTRSTPDGRAWAELDSRQRRELVDGHRLAYISEAPVNWCPGLGTVLANEEITADGRSERGNFPVFKRNLRQWKMRITAYADRLLDDLDLLEWPEPIKLMQRNWIGRSTGAHITFPTAAAPIEVFTTRPDTVFGATYMVLAPEHTLVDDLVPAAWPTDTRPAWTGGYPTPREAVEAYRKQAASRTDADRQAEGRDKTGVFVGAYATNPVNGNQLPVFIADYVLAGYGTGAIMAVPGQDERDWDFAEVFDLPIVRTVAPPEDFTGKAYTGDGPAINSEFLDGLPIGAAKARIIDWLEAGGHGRGAVTYRLRDWLFSRQRYWGEPFPIVYDETGLPIALPEQMLPLELPEVDDFSPRTFDPDDADSDPETPLSRAGEWAEVELDLTGVPGAPTGRRRYRRETNTMPQWAGSCWYEMRYADPTNHDTFVDPANERYWMGAASATDCGGVDLYVGGVEHAVLHLLYARFWHKVLFDLGHVSSVEPFRRLFNQGYIQAYAYTDPRGAYVDAAQVVERDGGWFHGDVAVDREYGKMGKSLRNVVTPDEMCEAYGADTFRVYEMSMGPLEVSRPWETRAVVGSYRFLQRVWRALVDEQTGASRVTDDPADEPLRRLTHRVIDGVRRDMDDLRFNTAIAKLIELTNALTRLPATPREVAEPLVLMLAPFAPHVAEELWQRLGHSGSLTYVDFPVADPALLRAASVTYPVQVAGKVRGRVEVPAEVAEEEVRAAALAAVAEHLGGRTPRKVIVVPGRMVSVVP, encoded by the coding sequence ATGAGCGAGGCAGTCGAGACGACCGCGGCGGACACCCCTCCGTTCCGGTACACCGCTGCGATGGCCAGTGAGATCGAACGCCGGTGGCAGCGGCGCTGGGACCAGGACGGTACGTTCCACGCGCCCAACCCGGCCGGTCCGCTGGCCGATCCGACACACCCCCGGGCCGACGCCGAGAAGCTCTTCCTGCTGGACATGTTTCCCTACCCCTCCGGGGCCGGGCTGCACGTCGGTCACCCGCTGGGCTTCATCGGCACCGACTGCTACGGCCGCTACCAGCGGATGGCCGGCCGCAACGTGCTGCACGCCATGGGCTTCGACGCGTTCGGCCTGCCCGCCGAGCAGTACGCGGTGCAGACCGGCCAGCACCCACGGACCACCACCGAGGCCAACATCGAGCGGTACCGGGCCCAGCTGCGCATGCTGGGCCTGGCCCACGACGACCGCCGGTCGGTGGCCACCACGGACGTCGAGTTCTACCGCTGGACCCAGTGGATCTTCCTGCAGATCTTCAATTCCTGGTACGACCCGGCGGCCGGCAAGGCCCGACCGGTCGCCGAACTGATCGCCGAGTACGAATCCGGCACGCGGTCCACCCCCGACGGTCGGGCCTGGGCCGAGCTGGACTCCCGGCAGCGCCGCGAACTGGTCGACGGTCACCGGCTGGCCTACATCTCCGAGGCACCGGTCAACTGGTGCCCCGGCCTGGGCACCGTGCTGGCCAACGAGGAGATCACCGCCGACGGCCGTTCGGAGCGGGGCAACTTCCCGGTCTTCAAACGCAACCTGCGGCAGTGGAAGATGCGGATCACCGCGTACGCCGACCGGCTGCTGGACGACCTGGACCTGCTGGAGTGGCCGGAGCCGATCAAGCTGATGCAGCGCAACTGGATCGGCCGCTCCACCGGCGCGCACATCACCTTCCCGACCGCCGCCGCGCCGATCGAGGTCTTCACCACCCGCCCGGACACCGTGTTCGGTGCCACCTACATGGTGCTGGCACCCGAACACACGCTGGTCGACGATCTGGTGCCGGCGGCCTGGCCGACGGACACCCGACCGGCCTGGACCGGCGGGTACCCCACCCCCCGGGAAGCCGTCGAGGCCTACCGCAAGCAGGCGGCCAGCCGCACCGACGCCGACCGGCAGGCCGAGGGGCGGGACAAGACCGGCGTTTTCGTCGGCGCGTACGCCACCAACCCGGTCAACGGTAACCAGCTGCCGGTCTTCATCGCCGACTACGTACTGGCCGGCTACGGCACCGGGGCGATCATGGCGGTGCCCGGCCAGGACGAGCGGGACTGGGACTTCGCCGAGGTCTTCGACCTGCCGATCGTACGGACGGTGGCGCCGCCGGAGGACTTCACCGGTAAGGCGTACACCGGTGACGGCCCGGCGATCAACAGCGAGTTCCTGGACGGCCTGCCGATCGGCGCGGCGAAGGCCCGGATCATCGACTGGCTGGAAGCGGGCGGCCACGGTCGGGGCGCGGTCACCTACCGGCTGCGGGACTGGCTGTTCAGCCGGCAACGCTACTGGGGCGAGCCGTTCCCGATCGTCTACGACGAAACCGGGCTGCCGATCGCGCTGCCGGAGCAGATGCTGCCGCTGGAACTGCCCGAGGTCGACGACTTCTCGCCCCGTACCTTCGACCCCGACGACGCCGACTCCGACCCGGAGACCCCGCTGTCGCGGGCCGGCGAGTGGGCCGAGGTGGAACTGGATCTGACCGGGGTGCCGGGTGCGCCGACCGGCCGGCGCCGCTACCGGCGGGAGACCAACACGATGCCGCAGTGGGCCGGTTCCTGCTGGTACGAGATGCGCTACGCCGACCCGACCAACCACGACACCTTCGTCGACCCGGCCAACGAGCGGTACTGGATGGGAGCGGCGTCGGCGACCGACTGCGGCGGTGTCGACCTGTACGTCGGCGGTGTCGAGCACGCCGTGCTGCACCTGCTGTACGCCCGGTTCTGGCACAAGGTGCTGTTCGACCTGGGGCACGTGTCCAGCGTCGAACCGTTCCGCCGGCTGTTCAACCAGGGCTACATCCAGGCGTACGCGTACACCGACCCGCGCGGTGCCTACGTCGACGCGGCTCAGGTCGTCGAGCGCGACGGCGGCTGGTTCCACGGCGACGTCGCGGTCGACCGCGAGTACGGCAAGATGGGCAAGAGCCTGCGTAACGTGGTCACCCCGGACGAGATGTGCGAGGCGTACGGCGCGGACACCTTCCGGGTGTACGAGATGTCGATGGGTCCGCTGGAGGTGTCCCGCCCGTGGGAGACCCGGGCGGTGGTCGGCTCCTACCGGTTCCTGCAGCGGGTCTGGCGGGCGCTGGTCGACGAGCAGACCGGGGCCTCTCGGGTGACCGACGACCCGGCGGACGAACCCCTGCGCCGGCTGACCCACCGGGTGATCGACGGGGTCCGCCGCGACATGGACGACCTGCGGTTCAACACCGCGATCGCCAAGCTGATCGAGCTGACCAACGCACTGACCCGGCTGCCGGCGACGCCCCGCGAGGTGGCCGAGCCGCTGGTGCTGATGCTTGCGCCGTTCGCCCCGCACGTCGCCGAGGAGCTCTGGCAGCGGCTGGGACACTCCGGTTCACTGACGTACGTCGACTTCCCGGTGGCCGATCCGGCGCTGCTTCGGGCCGCGTCGGTGACCTACCCGGTGCAGGTGGCGGGCAAGGTCCGGGGGCGGGTGGAGGTGCCGGCCGAGGTCGCCGAGGAGGAGGTACGGGCGGCCGCGCTGGCCGCCGTCGCCGAGCACCTGGGTGGCCGTACGCCACGCAAGGTGATCGTGGTCCCGGGCCGGATGGTCAGCGTGGTGCCCTGA
- a CDS encoding VTT domain-containing protein, with protein sequence MRRLRQALREPAVVRFAALLALIAGCGLLVLLVPRPDLAALSGLPDRLGMAAPVLAVLVGALLLTVLVPRTFITLTWGALFGPVAGAGYSLAAATLAALIGFGVGRWLGREYVASRTSAAPAGGLAGRTGRVRLRLAQLDRWFTTQSVLGVVTVRLLPVSGFGMVSLGYGTTGVRLTPFLIGSVLASAPTAVGYAVLGAAVVAPGEVNWLAAAPAGLGAAATVVLLLRWRRAVRASAAAARVRDGEVTSPT encoded by the coding sequence ATGAGGCGGCTGCGGCAGGCGCTGCGCGAACCGGCGGTGGTCCGGTTCGCGGCCCTGCTCGCGCTCATCGCCGGCTGCGGTCTGCTGGTGCTGCTGGTCCCCCGGCCCGATCTGGCGGCCCTGTCCGGTCTACCGGACCGGCTCGGCATGGCCGCACCGGTGCTGGCCGTACTGGTCGGCGCGCTGCTGCTGACCGTGCTGGTGCCCCGCACCTTCATCACGTTGACCTGGGGCGCGCTGTTCGGCCCGGTGGCCGGCGCCGGCTACAGCCTCGCCGCGGCGACGCTGGCGGCGCTGATCGGCTTCGGCGTCGGCCGGTGGCTGGGGAGGGAATACGTCGCCAGCCGTACCTCGGCGGCACCAGCGGGTGGCCTCGCCGGCCGGACCGGGCGGGTCCGGCTGCGGCTGGCCCAGCTCGACCGGTGGTTCACCACCCAGAGCGTGCTGGGTGTGGTGACGGTCCGGCTGTTGCCGGTCAGCGGCTTCGGAATGGTCAGCCTCGGCTACGGCACCACCGGGGTCCGGCTGACCCCGTTCCTGATCGGCAGTGTGCTCGCCTCGGCGCCGACCGCCGTCGGCTACGCGGTGCTCGGCGCGGCGGTGGTCGCCCCCGGCGAGGTCAACTGGCTGGCCGCCGCGCCGGCCGGGTTGGGTGCGGCGGCCACCGTCGTGCTGCTGCTTCGCTGGCGCCGGGCGGTGCGCGCCAGTGCCGCCGCCGCCCGGGTACGAGACGGCGAGGTCACCTCGCCGACGTGA
- a CDS encoding glutamine amidotransferase produces the protein MGGPSVLRLVWLYPDLLSTYGDRGNLLILARRAQQRGIPVELTEIRSDQPVPQSADIYLVGGGEDGPQALAAQRLAADGGLHRAVSQGSVIFAVCAGYQLLGRSFFAKGTQCAGLDLLDLHSDRGPSRAVGELAGDIDPRLGLPPLSGFENHGGRTHLGNGVSPLARVTTGVGNDGASEGAWRGNILGTYAHGPALARNPALADLLLRWAIGAGSLPPLNDMWADRLRAERAAAIRS, from the coding sequence ATCGGCGGCCCCAGCGTGCTACGGCTGGTCTGGCTCTACCCCGACCTGCTCTCCACCTACGGCGACCGGGGCAACCTGCTGATCCTCGCCCGGCGGGCGCAGCAGCGGGGAATCCCGGTGGAGCTGACCGAGATCCGCTCCGACCAGCCGGTGCCGCAGTCGGCCGACATCTATCTCGTCGGTGGCGGCGAGGACGGCCCGCAGGCGCTCGCCGCCCAACGGTTGGCGGCCGACGGCGGCCTGCACCGCGCGGTCAGTCAGGGCTCGGTCATCTTCGCCGTCTGCGCCGGCTACCAGCTCCTGGGCCGGTCCTTCTTCGCCAAGGGCACCCAGTGCGCCGGCCTGGACCTGCTCGACCTGCACTCCGACCGGGGGCCCAGCCGCGCGGTCGGCGAACTCGCCGGTGACATCGACCCCCGGCTGGGGCTGCCACCGCTGAGCGGATTCGAAAACCACGGCGGGCGCACCCATCTCGGCAACGGGGTGTCGCCGTTGGCCAGAGTCACCACCGGCGTCGGCAACGACGGTGCCAGCGAAGGCGCCTGGCGGGGCAACATCCTCGGTACGTACGCGCACGGTCCGGCGCTGGCCCGCAACCCGGCACTGGCCGATCTGCTGCTGCGCTGGGCGATCGGGGCCGGCAGCCTGCCGCCGCTCAACGACATGTGGGCCGACCGGCTGCGGGCCGAACGGGCGGCCGCGATCCGTTCATGA
- a CDS encoding MurT ligase domain-containing protein, producing the protein MPLRAKVASSVSRTAAALSRAAGRGDGSVIGGWIGLKIDPELLAHLAAGRAIALVSGTNGKTTTTRLAAAAVGVLGRVATNSFGANMPTGHTSALAKAGATPYAVLEVDEHYLAHVLDATNPRVVALLNLSRDQLDRAKEVAMMAQLWRVALAEHPHIKVVANADDPMVVWAAATAGSVVWFSAGQRWHDDSWVCPECGSAIARADHQWWCAGCPLRRPDPQWVVDEDGVIDPTGAWHKVVLQLPGQVNIGNAATALALAAEFGVRPVDAVSRLATVTSVAGRYAQVVRSGRTIRLLLAKNPASWLEAFDMAEHAPTLLSINARDPDGLDTSWLFDVDFAPLRGRQVLITGDRAYDLAVRLEVNDVPFLHVPTLNAAIASVPPGRLEVIANYTAFQDIRAELDRVN; encoded by the coding sequence ATGCCCCTGCGGGCAAAGGTGGCAAGCTCGGTGTCCCGCACCGCCGCGGCGCTGTCGCGGGCCGCCGGACGGGGCGACGGATCGGTGATCGGCGGCTGGATCGGCCTCAAGATCGACCCCGAGCTGCTGGCCCACCTCGCCGCCGGCCGGGCGATCGCGCTGGTCTCCGGCACGAACGGCAAGACCACCACCACCAGGCTGGCCGCGGCGGCGGTCGGCGTCCTCGGCCGGGTGGCGACCAACTCGTTCGGTGCCAACATGCCGACCGGCCACACCTCCGCGCTGGCCAAGGCCGGCGCCACCCCGTACGCGGTGCTGGAGGTCGACGAGCACTACCTGGCGCACGTGCTGGACGCCACCAACCCCCGGGTGGTCGCGCTGCTCAACCTCTCCCGCGACCAGCTCGACCGGGCCAAGGAGGTGGCGATGATGGCCCAGCTGTGGCGGGTGGCGCTCGCGGAGCACCCGCACATCAAGGTGGTGGCCAACGCCGACGACCCGATGGTCGTCTGGGCGGCCGCCACCGCCGGCTCGGTCGTCTGGTTCAGCGCCGGGCAGCGCTGGCACGACGACTCGTGGGTCTGCCCGGAATGCGGCTCGGCGATCGCCCGCGCCGACCACCAGTGGTGGTGCGCCGGATGTCCGCTGCGCCGACCCGACCCGCAGTGGGTGGTCGACGAGGACGGCGTGATCGATCCCACCGGCGCCTGGCACAAGGTCGTGCTCCAGCTGCCGGGACAGGTCAACATCGGCAACGCCGCCACCGCCCTGGCGCTGGCGGCGGAGTTCGGCGTACGGCCGGTCGACGCGGTCTCCCGGCTGGCCACCGTCACCTCGGTCGCCGGACGCTACGCCCAGGTCGTCCGCAGCGGACGCACCATCCGGCTGCTGCTGGCCAAGAACCCGGCGAGCTGGTTGGAAGCGTTCGACATGGCCGAACACGCCCCGACGCTGCTGTCCATCAACGCCCGCGACCCCGACGGGCTGGACACCTCCTGGCTGTTCGACGTGGACTTCGCGCCGCTGCGCGGCCGGCAGGTCCTCATCACCGGTGACCGGGCGTACGACCTGGCGGTCCGGCTGGAGGTCAACGACGTACCGTTCCTGCACGTGCCCACGCTCAACGCGGCGATCGCGTCGGTGCCGCCGGGCCGGCTGGAGGTCATCGCCAACTACACCGCCTTCCAGGACATTCGAGCGGAGCTGGACCGTGTCAACTGA
- the mraZ gene encoding division/cell wall cluster transcriptional repressor MraZ: MFLGTHTPRLDEKGRLILPAKFRDELAGGVVITKGQEHCLYVFPTTEFQRIANQLRDQPMTHKAARAYSRVFFASAHDEVPDKQGRVTIPVHLREYAGLGRDLVVIGASSRVEIWDKQAWETYLSDSEGDFADIEQGVLPGGL; encoded by the coding sequence GTGTTTCTCGGCACCCATACTCCGCGCCTGGACGAAAAGGGCCGGTTGATCCTTCCCGCCAAGTTCCGCGACGAGCTGGCGGGAGGTGTCGTGATCACCAAAGGGCAGGAGCACTGTCTCTACGTCTTCCCGACCACCGAGTTCCAGCGGATCGCCAACCAGTTGCGCGACCAGCCGATGACGCATAAGGCGGCGCGGGCCTACAGCCGGGTCTTCTTCGCCAGCGCGCACGACGAGGTGCCGGACAAACAGGGACGGGTCACCATCCCGGTCCACCTGCGGGAATACGCCGGTCTCGGCCGGGACCTCGTGGTGATCGGGGCGAGTAGCCGGGTGGAGATCTGGGACAAGCAGGCATGGGAGACCTACCTGTCCGACAGCGAGGGCGACTTCGCGGACATCGAACAGGGGGTGCTGCCCGGCGGACTGTAG
- the rsmH gene encoding 16S rRNA (cytosine(1402)-N(4))-methyltransferase RsmH, protein MGELRGTHVPVLLERCLELLAPALDRGGRPTVHVDATLGLGGHAEAVLAAHPATTLVGLDRDQEALTHARARLARYVDRVHLVHAVYDDLPTVLDQLGLSQVDSVLFDLGVSSLQLDAPDRGFAYSRDVALDMRMDQGRGITAEEVVNDRPPGELVRILREYGEERFASRIVAAIVRERERRRITSSARLAELVESAIPAATRRTGGNPAKRTFQALRIEVNQELAVLRRALPVALDALSVGGRLVVLSYHSLEDRITKQTLAPRARSSAPLDLPVELPGTGPTLRLLSRGAEPASEAEIAANPRAASVRLRAAEHIDQTAATSVGPAVPDSGGAARERPRPVRALHQPGAAAPGPSGPDGGRRPRHPVRDRGRGEEGEGK, encoded by the coding sequence ATGGGGGAGCTTCGCGGTACACACGTACCGGTGCTGCTCGAGCGGTGTCTCGAGCTGCTCGCCCCCGCGCTCGACCGCGGCGGCCGGCCGACCGTGCACGTCGACGCCACGCTCGGCCTCGGCGGTCACGCCGAGGCGGTGCTGGCGGCGCATCCGGCGACGACCCTGGTCGGCCTGGACCGGGACCAGGAGGCGTTGACGCACGCCCGGGCGCGGCTGGCCCGGTACGTCGACCGCGTACACCTGGTCCATGCCGTCTACGACGACCTTCCGACGGTCCTCGACCAGCTCGGACTCTCCCAGGTAGACAGCGTGCTGTTCGATCTGGGGGTGTCCTCGCTGCAACTCGACGCCCCCGACCGTGGCTTCGCCTATTCGCGCGATGTCGCACTGGACATGCGGATGGATCAGGGCCGGGGGATCACCGCCGAGGAGGTCGTCAACGACCGCCCGCCCGGTGAGCTGGTGCGGATCCTGCGCGAGTACGGCGAGGAGCGGTTCGCCAGCCGGATCGTGGCAGCCATCGTCCGGGAGCGGGAGCGGCGGCGGATCACCTCCTCGGCGCGGCTCGCGGAGCTGGTCGAGTCGGCCATCCCGGCGGCAACCCGACGTACTGGCGGAAATCCCGCGAAAAGAACGTTTCAGGCGTTACGGATCGAGGTAAACCAGGAGCTGGCAGTGCTCCGGAGGGCACTGCCGGTCGCGCTGGACGCGCTGAGCGTCGGCGGACGCCTGGTGGTCCTGTCCTACCACTCGTTGGAGGACCGGATCACCAAGCAGACGCTGGCACCCCGCGCGCGCAGCAGCGCACCGCTGGATCTGCCGGTCGAGCTCCCCGGCACCGGACCGACGTTGCGGCTACTCAGCCGTGGCGCCGAGCCGGCCAGTGAGGCGGAGATCGCCGCCAACCCGCGCGCGGCGTCGGTGCGGTTGCGAGCGGCCGAGCACATCGATCAGACGGCGGCGACCAGCGTCGGTCCCGCCGTACCGGACTCCGGCGGGGCCGCCCGCGAACGGCCCCGCCCGGTCCGGGCGCTACACCAGCCCGGCGCGGCGGCGCCCGGGCCATCCGGACCGGACGGAGGACGCCGGCCACGGCACCCCGTACGGGACCGGGGCAGGGGAGAAGAGGGGGAGGGGAAATGA
- a CDS encoding penicillin-binding transpeptidase domain-containing protein — MADRSDPPRRDPQGSRRGGSDVPGSSARTPPSGARRGGGTDGGRDGAGRNASGRDAAGLGGIADARAYTPRGRTVRESAEQRRSARTERSRDPFRPALQVLDGGRSAAGPTIDRPTPGRSADRSDADRRGTGQDRSGRSGGVRDADPRPGRSGSGGRSDRSDRIDRTDRSGRSGRSAGGPRRDRSGTGDPRGRSGSSGRRRATDTDTGRGAATRLARPPARRRKGLPRLADPRRRLRLGTFLTLTMFVVIGIRLIVLQVAEAPAYADGGVRDRVSAPVVVPAPRGSIYDRNEAILVHSVAARFVYSDPADVDDPDDTARQLSPLLGIPRSTLLERLVPQTRLDGRPSRFEWLARGVDVEVAEQVMALGLPGIGVDYDERREVPGNDLAANLLGFVGQDMNGLEGIEARYDEILRGVNGQRISETGNRELELAEIPGGYRQETEPQPGSSLVLTIDRDLQYEVQRILSGMVAQRNGSVAAAVVLDVRTGEVLAQASHPTYNAADAWSSDPTDRQDIATTFTVEPGSVHKPLVFGAALEEGLIEPDSTLDLGPTVRKGDTTFRDTRPVPAGTPTSLAGMMAYSSNVGTIALADLLGPERVYAYQEKFGLGASTAVGLPGEASGRILPVDEWSASSHGSVPLGHSVDATALQLAAAYGAIANDGVYLQPRLIREVVDADGDRTPTDAPTTRRVLSEENAAALRTIMEAVTTIPDATGTAAAIPGYRVAGKTGTGRRIVDGRPVPGEVASFIGMAPADDPRYVIAVMAHTPGGGGGDVSAPAFRDMMRFTLLHYRVPPTGTDPPAFVVHP, encoded by the coding sequence GTGGCTGATCGTTCCGACCCGCCGCGCCGGGATCCGCAGGGATCCCGGCGCGGCGGCTCCGACGTGCCGGGATCCAGCGCTCGCACGCCGCCGTCCGGCGCTCGCCGGGGTGGCGGCACCGACGGCGGGCGCGACGGCGCGGGGCGCAACGCCTCGGGACGTGACGCCGCAGGACTCGGCGGAATCGCGGACGCCCGGGCGTACACGCCTCGCGGGCGCACCGTCCGTGAGTCGGCCGAGCAGCGGCGGTCCGCGCGGACCGAACGCAGCCGCGATCCGTTCCGGCCGGCGCTGCAGGTGCTCGACGGCGGCCGGTCGGCGGCCGGTCCGACCATCGACCGGCCGACCCCGGGGCGGTCGGCGGACCGGTCCGATGCGGACCGACGCGGCACCGGCCAGGACCGGTCCGGGCGTTCCGGCGGTGTACGCGACGCCGATCCCCGGCCCGGCCGGTCGGGTTCGGGCGGCCGGTCCGATCGGTCCGATCGGATCGATCGGACCGATCGCTCTGGTCGCTCTGGTCGGTCCGCCGGAGGTCCTCGACGGGATCGGTCGGGCACCGGGGACCCGCGCGGTCGGTCCGGCTCCAGCGGACGGCGCCGGGCCACCGACACCGACACCGGTCGCGGCGCGGCGACCCGGCTCGCCCGGCCGCCGGCGCGCCGGCGAAAGGGCCTGCCCCGGCTGGCCGATCCCCGCCGCCGGTTGCGGCTGGGCACCTTTCTGACCCTGACCATGTTCGTGGTCATCGGGATCCGGCTGATCGTGTTGCAGGTCGCCGAGGCACCCGCGTACGCCGACGGCGGGGTCCGCGACCGGGTCAGCGCCCCGGTCGTCGTGCCCGCTCCCCGGGGCAGCATCTACGACCGCAACGAGGCCATCCTGGTGCACAGCGTCGCCGCGCGCTTCGTCTACAGCGACCCGGCCGACGTGGACGATCCCGACGACACGGCGCGCCAGCTTTCCCCGCTGCTCGGGATTCCTCGCTCGACGCTGCTGGAGCGGCTGGTGCCGCAGACCCGGCTGGACGGTCGACCCTCCCGCTTCGAATGGCTCGCCCGAGGCGTCGACGTCGAGGTCGCCGAGCAGGTGATGGCGCTCGGACTGCCGGGCATCGGCGTCGACTACGACGAGCGCCGCGAGGTGCCCGGCAACGATCTGGCGGCCAACCTGCTCGGATTCGTCGGCCAGGACATGAACGGCCTCGAAGGTATCGAGGCCCGCTACGACGAGATCCTGCGCGGCGTCAACGGACAACGCATCTCCGAGACCGGCAACCGGGAACTCGAACTGGCCGAGATTCCTGGCGGCTACCGGCAGGAGACCGAGCCGCAGCCCGGCAGCTCCCTGGTGCTCACCATCGACCGCGACCTGCAGTACGAGGTCCAGCGGATCCTCAGCGGAATGGTCGCGCAGCGCAACGGCTCGGTCGCCGCCGCCGTGGTGCTCGACGTCCGGACCGGGGAGGTGCTGGCGCAGGCCAGCCACCCCACCTACAACGCCGCCGACGCCTGGTCGAGCGATCCGACCGACCGGCAGGACATCGCCACCACCTTCACCGTCGAACCCGGCTCGGTGCACAAGCCGCTGGTGTTCGGCGCCGCGCTGGAGGAGGGGCTGATCGAGCCGGACAGCACCCTCGACCTGGGCCCGACCGTCCGCAAGGGTGACACCACCTTCCGGGACACCCGACCGGTGCCGGCGGGTACACCGACCAGCCTGGCCGGGATGATGGCCTACTCGTCCAACGTCGGCACCATCGCGCTCGCCGACCTGCTCGGCCCGGAGCGGGTGTACGCGTACCAGGAGAAGTTCGGTCTCGGGGCGTCCACAGCGGTCGGCCTGCCGGGTGAGGCCAGCGGCCGGATCCTGCCGGTGGACGAGTGGAGCGCCTCGTCGCACGGATCGGTGCCGCTCGGGCACAGCGTCGACGCCACCGCGCTGCAGCTCGCCGCCGCCTACGGGGCCATCGCCAACGACGGGGTCTACCTGCAGCCCCGGCTGATCCGGGAAGTGGTCGACGCCGACGGCGACCGGACCCCGACCGACGCGCCCACCACCCGGCGGGTACTCAGCGAGGAGAACGCCGCCGCCCTGCGGACGATCATGGAGGCGGTCACCACGATTCCCGACGCCACCGGGACCGCCGCCGCGATCCCCGGCTACCGGGTCGCCGGCAAGACCGGCACCGGCCGGCGGATCGTCGACGGCCGCCCCGTGCCCGGCGAGGTCGCCTCGTTCATCGGCATGGCACCGGCCGACGATCCCCGGTACGTGATCGCGGTGATGGCACACACCCCCGGTGGCGGCGGCGGGGACGTGTCCGCGCCGGCGTTCCGCGACATGATGCGGTTCACCCTCCTGCACTACCGGGTGCCGCCCACCGGCACCGATCCACCCGCGTTCGTGGTACACCCGTGA